A genomic region of Stenotrophomonas sp. NA06056 contains the following coding sequences:
- a CDS encoding sigma-54 dependent transcriptional regulator — translation MPAILIIDDNASVGTALDVLFSLHDIDTLLAQSPAEGLALLESQAVDLVIQDMNFSEDTTSGEEGEALFAQIRERHPDLPVILLTAWTHLSSAVDLVKAGAADYLAKPWDDRKLLTTVNNLLELSEARRELDQRRQREQRQRHALEDKYALCGAVFADPASERVIALACQVARSELPVLITGPNGAGKEKIAQIIQANSLVAKGPFVAVNCGALPSELIEAELFGAEAGAYTGANKAREGKFEAADGGTLFLDEIGNLSLGGQMKLLRVLETGRFERLGSNRERQVKVRVVSATNADLPAMIREGTFREDLYYRLNTVELALPPLAERPGDIVPLAEHFLSIGKPLSSAAATALQRHLWPGNVRELRNVIQRAELLATGNRIDAADLNLPRAPAAPRPTPSAGNDPDRARIEEVLARNHGVIAQAANELGLSRQALYRRMDRHGIPRE, via the coding sequence ATGCCTGCGATCCTGATCATCGACGACAACGCCAGCGTGGGTACCGCGCTGGACGTGCTGTTCTCCCTGCACGACATCGACACCCTGCTGGCGCAGAGCCCGGCCGAAGGGCTGGCGCTGCTGGAGTCACAGGCGGTCGACCTGGTGATCCAGGACATGAACTTCAGCGAGGACACCACCTCCGGCGAGGAAGGCGAGGCACTATTTGCGCAGATCCGCGAACGCCACCCCGATCTGCCGGTGATCCTGCTGACGGCCTGGACGCACCTGAGCAGCGCAGTGGACCTGGTCAAGGCCGGTGCCGCTGATTACCTTGCCAAGCCCTGGGATGACCGCAAGCTGCTGACCACCGTCAACAACCTGCTGGAACTGTCCGAAGCCCGGCGCGAGCTGGACCAGCGACGCCAGCGCGAACAGCGCCAGCGCCATGCACTGGAAGACAAGTACGCGTTGTGCGGCGCGGTGTTCGCCGACCCCGCCAGCGAACGTGTCATCGCCCTGGCCTGCCAGGTCGCGCGTTCGGAACTGCCGGTGCTGATCACCGGCCCCAATGGCGCCGGCAAGGAAAAGATCGCGCAGATCATCCAGGCCAACTCGCTGGTGGCCAAGGGTCCGTTCGTCGCAGTGAACTGCGGCGCCCTGCCCTCCGAACTGATCGAGGCCGAACTGTTCGGTGCGGAGGCTGGCGCCTACACCGGCGCCAACAAGGCACGCGAAGGCAAGTTCGAGGCGGCCGACGGCGGCACGCTGTTCCTGGACGAGATCGGCAACCTGTCGCTGGGCGGGCAGATGAAGCTGCTGCGCGTGCTGGAGACCGGACGCTTCGAACGCCTGGGCTCCAACCGCGAACGCCAGGTCAAGGTGCGCGTGGTCAGTGCGACCAATGCCGACCTGCCGGCAATGATCCGCGAGGGTACCTTCCGCGAAGACCTCTACTACCGGCTCAACACGGTGGAACTGGCGCTGCCGCCGCTGGCCGAGCGCCCCGGCGACATCGTGCCGTTGGCCGAGCATTTCCTCAGCATCGGCAAGCCGCTGTCCAGCGCGGCCGCCACTGCGCTGCAACGCCACCTGTGGCCGGGCAACGTGCGCGAACTGCGCAACGTGATCCAGCGTGCCGAACTGCTGGCCACGGGCAACCGCATCGACGCTGCCGATCTCAACCTGCCGCGTGCGCCTGCTGCGCCACGCCCGACACCGAGCGCCGGCAACGATCCCGACCGCGCGCGTATCGAAGAAGTGCTGGCGCGCAACCACGGCGTCATCGCACAGGCGGCCAACGAGCTGGGACTGAGCCGGCAGGCGCTGTACCGGCGCATGGACCGTCACGGCATCCCGCGCGAATGA
- a CDS encoding efflux RND transporter periplasmic adaptor subunit yields the protein MIRDTSAQDQIVSSASASAPKAAWHRYRWPALAGIALLAGIGWAVHAWSNASRSFDSSRVRIAEVQRGDLVRDIAADGRVIAANSPVLYAISAGTVDLKVVAGDVVKKGQELAIIDSPELRSKLAQEEATLAGLEAEASRANLDATLARAKSRKETDQASIERQAADRDLQRYQRGFDGGAVPQIDLAKAQDTLKKADISLANATTDARLQSQGADLDARNKRLLADRQKAVVAEVQRQVDALTLRAPFDGQVGQVQATQATNLAANAPVLGVVDLSKFEVEIKVPESFARDLAIGMPAQLTGGNGQPFPGEISAVSPEVVNGEVNARVRFAAAQPEGLRQSQRMSVRVLLDTRKNVMKVERGPFVEQGNGVAYVMDGRTAVRRPVELGVSSLGEVEIKSGVQPGDRIVVSGSDLFKDAERVSVN from the coding sequence ATGATCCGCGACACCTCCGCCCAGGACCAGATCGTTTCCTCCGCTTCGGCCAGTGCGCCCAAGGCCGCATGGCACCGTTACCGCTGGCCGGCCCTGGCTGGCATCGCCCTGCTCGCCGGCATCGGCTGGGCCGTGCATGCCTGGTCCAACGCCAGCCGCTCGTTCGACAGCAGCCGGGTACGCATTGCCGAGGTCCAGCGTGGCGACCTGGTGCGCGACATCGCCGCCGACGGCCGCGTGATCGCCGCCAACAGCCCGGTGCTGTATGCGATCTCCGCTGGCACCGTCGACCTGAAGGTGGTGGCCGGCGACGTGGTCAAGAAGGGCCAGGAGCTGGCGATCATCGACAGCCCCGAGCTGCGCAGCAAGCTGGCGCAGGAGGAGGCCACCCTGGCCGGCCTGGAGGCCGAGGCCAGCCGCGCCAACCTGGATGCGACCCTGGCCCGGGCCAAGTCACGCAAGGAAACCGACCAGGCCAGCATCGAGCGCCAGGCCGCCGACCGCGACCTGCAGCGCTACCAGCGCGGCTTCGATGGTGGTGCGGTGCCGCAGATCGATCTGGCCAAGGCCCAGGACACCCTGAAGAAGGCCGACATCAGCCTGGCCAATGCCACCACCGATGCGCGCCTGCAGAGCCAGGGCGCGGATCTGGACGCACGCAACAAGCGCTTGCTGGCCGACCGCCAGAAGGCCGTGGTGGCCGAAGTACAGCGACAGGTGGACGCGCTGACCCTGCGCGCACCGTTCGACGGCCAGGTGGGCCAGGTGCAGGCCACCCAGGCCACCAACCTCGCCGCCAACGCGCCGGTGCTGGGCGTGGTCGACCTGTCCAAGTTCGAAGTCGAGATCAAGGTGCCCGAGAGCTTCGCGCGCGATCTGGCGATCGGCATGCCGGCGCAGCTGACCGGCGGCAACGGCCAGCCGTTCCCGGGCGAGATCAGCGCGGTGTCGCCGGAAGTGGTCAACGGCGAAGTCAACGCGCGCGTCCGCTTCGCTGCGGCCCAGCCGGAAGGCCTGCGCCAGAGCCAGCGGATGTCGGTGCGGGTGCTGCTGGATACCCGCAAGAACGTCATGAAGGTCGAGCGCGGCCCGTTCGTGGAACAGGGCAACGGCGTGGCGTACGTGATGGACGGCCGCACTGCGGTGCGCCGTCCGGTCGAACTGGGCGTCAGCAGCCTGGGCGAAGTGGAAATCAAGTCGGGTGTGCAGCCGGGGGACCGCATCGTGGTCTCGGGCAGCGACCTGTTCAAGGACGCCGAACGCGTCTCCGTCAACTGA
- a CDS encoding ABC transporter ATP-binding protein, whose amino-acid sequence MYMLEMRSVAKVFRTEQVETHALRSLELQVKEGEFVAVTGPSGSGKTTFLNIAGLLETFTSGTYMLDGQDVSKLGDDARSRLRNQKIGFIFQGFNLIPDLNLFDNVDVPLRYRRMSAGERRERIEKALSQVGLGSRMKHYPNELSGGQQQRAAIARALAGSPRLLLADEPTGNLDTQMARGVMELLEEINAAGTTIVMVTHDPELAARAQRNVHIVDGQVTDLVREPVLATPRRIVAVNE is encoded by the coding sequence ATGTACATGCTCGAAATGCGTTCGGTCGCCAAGGTCTTCCGTACCGAACAGGTGGAAACCCACGCGCTGCGTTCACTGGAACTGCAGGTCAAGGAAGGCGAGTTCGTCGCCGTCACCGGCCCATCCGGCTCCGGCAAGACCACCTTCCTCAACATCGCCGGCCTGCTGGAGACCTTCACCAGCGGCACCTACATGCTTGATGGCCAGGACGTCAGCAAGCTCGGCGATGACGCGCGCAGCCGCCTGCGCAACCAGAAGATCGGCTTCATCTTCCAGGGCTTCAACCTGATTCCGGACCTCAACCTGTTCGACAACGTCGACGTGCCGCTGCGCTACCGCAGGATGAGCGCCGGCGAGCGCCGCGAGCGCATTGAAAAGGCGCTGAGCCAGGTTGGCCTGGGCTCGCGCATGAAGCACTACCCGAACGAACTCTCCGGCGGCCAGCAGCAGCGCGCGGCGATTGCCCGTGCCCTGGCCGGCAGCCCGCGCCTGCTGCTGGCTGACGAACCGACCGGCAACCTGGACACGCAGATGGCGCGTGGCGTGATGGAACTGCTGGAAGAGATCAACGCCGCCGGCACCACCATCGTCATGGTCACCCATGACCCGGAACTGGCCGCACGCGCGCAGCGCAACGTACACATCGTCGACGGCCAGGTCACCGACCTGGTGCGCGAGCCGGTGCTGGCCACCCCACGTCGCATCGTCGCCGTCAACGAGTGA
- a CDS encoding PDZ domain-containing protein, translated as MRASLLLMLLALPLPVLAGSSSAQTLEWRQDDARLALRSTEGVVRVDAASPEARFGVRSGDRILRVDDSPVRQIEQLADAVQAASTATVHLLLRRDGRMLTVPVNVAQWRPALAPPPPRPAPPPPPPPRR; from the coding sequence ATGCGTGCCAGCCTACTGCTGATGTTGTTGGCCCTGCCGCTGCCGGTACTCGCCGGCAGCAGCAGCGCGCAGACGCTGGAGTGGCGCCAGGACGATGCGCGGCTGGCGCTGCGCTCCACCGAGGGCGTAGTACGCGTGGATGCAGCCAGCCCGGAGGCCCGCTTCGGCGTGCGCAGCGGCGACCGCATCCTGCGCGTGGACGATTCGCCGGTGCGGCAGATCGAGCAGCTCGCCGACGCCGTGCAGGCGGCATCGACGGCCACCGTCCACCTGCTGCTGCGCCGCGATGGCCGGATGCTCACCGTGCCGGTGAACGTAGCCCAGTGGCGCCCCGCGCTGGCGCCACCGCCGCCGCGGCCGGCTCCCCCACCTCCGCCGCCGCCAAGGCGTTGA
- a CDS encoding DUF2846 domain-containing protein, whose amino-acid sequence MKKWQVVALAASIAMLSACASVPAADKGQMELAKTFPVPEEGKAGVYVYRNSFIGQALKKDLWIDGECLGETANKVFFYTLLSGNQEHAISTESEFSPNDIKLLVEAGKNYFIEQTIKMGVFVGGAKLTVVPEAEGRRQVAQLKLAQKGQCSR is encoded by the coding sequence ATGAAGAAGTGGCAGGTGGTTGCACTGGCAGCGTCAATTGCGATGTTGTCTGCGTGTGCGAGTGTCCCGGCAGCGGACAAGGGGCAGATGGAGCTGGCCAAGACCTTCCCGGTGCCGGAGGAAGGCAAGGCAGGCGTCTATGTCTATCGCAACAGTTTTATCGGCCAGGCACTGAAGAAGGATCTCTGGATCGATGGCGAATGCCTGGGTGAGACCGCGAACAAGGTGTTCTTCTACACCCTGTTGTCCGGCAACCAGGAACATGCGATCTCGACGGAATCGGAGTTCTCGCCCAATGACATCAAGCTGCTTGTCGAGGCGGGAAAGAACTACTTCATCGAGCAGACCATCAAGATGGGGGTGTTCGTTGGTGGCGCCAAACTCACTGTCGTTCCAGAGGCGGAGGGGCGGCGCCAGGTGGCGCAGTTGAAGCTGGCCCAGAAAGGACAATGCTCCCGATAG
- the glmS gene encoding glutamine--fructose-6-phosphate transaminase (isomerizing), which translates to MCGIVGAIAQRDVVPVLIEGLKRLEYRGYDSSGIAVIDQAERPDVRRVRRTGRVSEMATAAEAEGFTASLGIGHTRWATHGGVTEANAHPHISHGVALVHNGIIENHEEQREKLRALGYTFESQTDTEVIAHLIHHHLKNGDDLLVALQHTVKELTGAYALAVVSRAEPERFVCARMGCPLLVGLGEGENFVASDVSAVLSATRKVIFLEEGDTAEIRREGVRIFDGNDQPVERDVHLSDVSLASLELGPYRHFMQKEIHEQPRALADTIEAAIDAGGFPAELFGKNAAAVLSGIEGVQILACGTSYYSGLTARYWIEAIAGLPCSVEIASEYRYRAAYANPKHLIVTISQSGETLDTMEALKYAKSLGHKHTLSICNVPESAIPRASELVCYTRAGAEIGVASTKAFTTQLAALFQLTVVLGKLHGRVDAAQEADYLEQLRFLPGSVQHALNMEPQIAAWAERFARKSSALFLGRGLHYPIALEGALKLKEISYIHAEAYPAGELKHGPLALVDEDMPVVVIAPNDSLLEKVKSNMQEVRARGGELFVFADQDSNFNESEGVHVIRTPRHAGVLSPVVHTIPVQLLAYHTALARGTDVDKPRNLAKSVTVE; encoded by the coding sequence ATGTGTGGAATCGTAGGTGCGATCGCCCAACGGGATGTGGTGCCGGTCCTGATCGAAGGACTGAAGCGATTGGAATACCGTGGTTACGATTCCTCCGGTATCGCCGTGATCGATCAGGCCGAACGGCCCGACGTGCGCCGCGTGCGCCGTACCGGTCGTGTCTCTGAAATGGCCACTGCTGCCGAGGCCGAAGGCTTCACTGCCAGCCTGGGCATCGGCCACACGCGTTGGGCCACGCACGGTGGCGTTACCGAGGCCAATGCGCATCCGCACATCAGCCACGGCGTGGCGCTGGTGCACAACGGCATCATCGAAAACCATGAAGAGCAGCGCGAGAAACTGCGCGCGCTGGGCTATACCTTCGAGTCGCAGACCGATACCGAAGTGATCGCCCACCTGATCCACCACCACCTGAAGAATGGCGATGACCTGCTGGTCGCGCTGCAGCACACGGTCAAGGAACTGACCGGTGCCTACGCACTGGCCGTGGTCAGCCGTGCCGAACCAGAACGTTTCGTCTGTGCGCGCATGGGCTGCCCGTTGCTGGTCGGCCTGGGCGAGGGCGAGAATTTCGTGGCGTCCGATGTGTCGGCCGTGCTGTCGGCCACGCGCAAGGTGATCTTCCTGGAAGAGGGCGACACCGCCGAGATCCGCCGAGAGGGTGTGCGCATCTTCGACGGCAACGATCAGCCGGTCGAGCGCGACGTGCACCTGTCCGATGTCTCGCTGGCCTCGCTGGAGCTTGGCCCGTACCGCCACTTCATGCAGAAGGAAATCCACGAGCAGCCGCGTGCACTGGCTGACACCATCGAAGCGGCGATCGACGCCGGTGGTTTCCCGGCCGAGCTGTTCGGCAAGAATGCCGCGGCGGTACTGTCGGGCATCGAAGGCGTGCAGATCCTGGCCTGCGGCACCAGCTACTACTCGGGCCTGACCGCGCGCTACTGGATCGAGGCCATTGCCGGCCTGCCGTGCAGCGTGGAAATCGCCAGCGAGTACCGCTACCGCGCTGCGTATGCCAACCCGAAGCACCTGATCGTGACCATCTCCCAGTCCGGCGAAACGCTGGATACGATGGAAGCGCTGAAGTACGCCAAGTCGCTGGGCCACAAGCACACGCTGTCGATCTGCAACGTGCCGGAAAGCGCGATTCCGCGTGCCAGTGAACTGGTCTGCTACACCCGCGCCGGCGCCGAGATCGGCGTAGCGTCGACCAAGGCCTTCACCACCCAGCTGGCTGCGCTGTTCCAGCTGACCGTGGTCCTTGGCAAGCTGCATGGCCGCGTTGATGCCGCGCAGGAAGCGGACTACCTGGAGCAGCTGCGTTTCCTGCCGGGCAGCGTGCAGCATGCGTTGAACATGGAGCCGCAGATCGCTGCATGGGCCGAGCGCTTCGCACGCAAGAGCAGTGCGCTGTTCCTGGGCCGCGGCCTGCACTATCCGATTGCTCTGGAAGGCGCGCTCAAACTCAAGGAAATTTCGTACATCCACGCCGAGGCCTACCCGGCCGGCGAGCTCAAGCACGGGCCGCTGGCGCTGGTGGACGAGGACATGCCGGTGGTGGTGATCGCACCCAATGACAGCCTGCTGGAGAAGGTCAAATCCAATATGCAGGAGGTGCGGGCGCGTGGCGGTGAGCTGTTTGTGTTCGCCGACCAGGACAGCAACTTCAACGAATCCGAAGGCGTGCACGTGATCCGCACGCCGCGCCATGCTGGCGTGCTCAGCCCGGTGGTGCACACCATTCCGGTGCAGCTGCTGGCATACCACACCGCGTTGGCACGCGGCACCGACGTGGACAAGCCGCGCAACCTGGCCAAGAGCGTGACGGTGGAGTAA
- a CDS encoding GNAT family N-acetyltransferase — protein MVGSDPSRKAEPRPPRVDELDALPCIEQRAGELLRGHEAYPVFAGHGLDLLTLQAGLQRGQLWVIEGVDGDIAGYLLGGVLDGDFHVLQMDVDPSHARRGYGRALLRHALAEARTRGYPAAVLTTLSDVPWNASFYASEGFNALPEAEWGAGLRAVMAEEAALGFPMHLRVAMRRVL, from the coding sequence ATGGTTGGCAGCGACCCGTCAAGAAAAGCTGAGCCGAGGCCGCCGCGCGTCGACGAACTCGACGCGCTGCCCTGCATCGAACAGCGTGCGGGGGAACTGCTGCGCGGTCATGAGGCGTACCCGGTGTTCGCCGGTCATGGTCTGGACCTGCTTACGTTGCAGGCTGGACTGCAGCGTGGCCAGTTGTGGGTCATCGAAGGAGTGGACGGAGACATCGCCGGCTACCTGCTGGGCGGCGTGCTCGATGGCGATTTCCATGTGCTGCAGATGGATGTAGACCCCAGCCACGCGCGGCGTGGTTATGGAAGAGCGCTGCTGAGGCATGCGCTGGCCGAGGCCAGGACGCGTGGCTATCCGGCTGCGGTACTGACCACGTTGTCCGATGTGCCGTGGAATGCGTCTTTTTACGCCAGCGAAGGGTTCAATGCGCTGCCGGAGGCAGAGTGGGGTGCAGGCCTGCGAGCGGTGATGGCCGAGGAAGCCGCGTTGGGATTCCCGATGCATCTGCGCGTGGCGATGCGGCGGGTTCTGTAG
- a CDS encoding ABC transporter permease, which produces MFAYYARLAVRSFRRNKVLTALMVVAIALGIGASMTTLTVFHVLSGDPIPDKSDRLFYVQVDPRPRSGYLTGEEPETQMTRFDAETLLREKRGERQAMMSAGDVTVEPEGSTLKPFNIDTRWTSADFFPMFNVPMLYGRAWTASDDDGRARVVVLSKVINDKLFQGADSVGRQVRVDGHSLRVIGVMDTWNPEPHFFDLTVGNYGREEDLMMPLSTAMDLKFGSNGNMNCFRDGAPDDDSNSINAPCTWVQYWVELDPSKAEDYRRYLVNYSDQQRAAGRFERPANVRLRTVMEWLTFNNAVPSDVRLQMWLALGFLGVCLVNTVGLLLAKFLRRSGEIGVRRALGASRGQIFLQCLVEAGAVGVVGGVLGIGLALLGLYAVRQQPVDYAKLAHLDGSMLLLSLGLTLLASIAAGFLPAWRAMQVTPAIQLKSQ; this is translated from the coding sequence ATGTTCGCCTACTACGCCCGACTGGCGGTGCGCAGCTTCCGCCGCAACAAGGTACTGACCGCGCTGATGGTGGTGGCCATCGCGCTGGGCATCGGTGCTTCGATGACCACCCTGACCGTGTTCCATGTGCTGTCCGGCGATCCGATCCCGGACAAGAGCGACCGCCTGTTCTACGTACAGGTTGATCCGCGCCCGCGCTCGGGTTACCTGACCGGTGAAGAGCCGGAGACCCAGATGACCCGTTTCGATGCCGAGACGCTGCTGCGCGAGAAGCGTGGCGAGCGCCAGGCGATGATGAGTGCCGGCGATGTGACCGTCGAGCCGGAAGGCAGCACGCTGAAGCCGTTCAACATCGATACGCGCTGGACCTCGGCCGATTTCTTCCCGATGTTCAACGTGCCGATGCTGTATGGCCGTGCCTGGACGGCCAGCGACGATGACGGTCGCGCCCGCGTTGTGGTGCTGTCCAAGGTGATCAACGACAAGCTGTTCCAGGGTGCCGACAGTGTCGGCCGCCAGGTCCGTGTCGATGGCCATTCGCTGCGCGTGATCGGCGTGATGGACACCTGGAATCCGGAACCGCACTTCTTCGACCTGACCGTGGGCAACTACGGCCGCGAAGAGGATCTGATGATGCCGCTGTCCACCGCGATGGACCTGAAGTTCGGCAGCAACGGCAACATGAACTGCTTCCGCGACGGCGCCCCCGACGACGACAGCAACTCGATCAACGCGCCGTGCACCTGGGTCCAGTACTGGGTGGAGCTTGACCCGTCCAAGGCCGAGGACTACCGCCGCTACCTGGTCAACTATTCGGACCAGCAGCGGGCTGCCGGCCGTTTCGAGCGTCCGGCCAATGTGCGCCTGCGTACCGTGATGGAATGGCTGACCTTCAACAACGCGGTGCCCAGCGACGTGCGCCTGCAGATGTGGCTGGCGCTGGGTTTCCTCGGTGTCTGCCTGGTCAACACCGTCGGCCTGCTGCTGGCCAAGTTCCTGCGCCGCAGCGGTGAGATCGGCGTGCGTCGCGCACTGGGCGCCAGCCGCGGGCAGATCTTCCTGCAGTGCCTGGTCGAAGCGGGTGCGGTGGGCGTGGTCGGTGGCGTGCTCGGTATCGGGCTGGCGCTGCTGGGCCTGTACGCGGTGCGCCAGCAGCCGGTGGACTACGCCAAGCTGGCCCACCTGGACGGCAGCATGCTGCTGCTCTCGCTCGGCCTGACCCTGCTCGCCAGCATCGCTGCCGGCTTCCTGCCCGCCTGGCGCGCGATGCAGGTCACCCCGGCCATCCAGCTCAAGTCGCAGTAA
- the glmU gene encoding bifunctional UDP-N-acetylglucosamine diphosphorylase/glucosamine-1-phosphate N-acetyltransferase GlmU, with protein MTQPLHVIILAAGAGKRMKSVLPKVLQPIAGQPMLAHVIATARELQPAAIHVVYGHGGDQVRHYFADQPDLLWAEQAQQLGTGHAVAQAMPEVPDAAQVLVLYGDVPLIRAQTLRDLLAQPGRLAVLVADVEDPTGYGRVLRDAEGKVGAIVEQKDADDEQRRVRIINTGIITAESTALRRWLSQLSNSNAQGEYYLTDVFAFAAREFTPAEMALVADAQDAEGANDPWQLSQLERAWQRRAVRALCIQGARVRDPARVDIRGEVIVGSDVMIDVDVILEGKVVLGDGVTIGPFTRLKDVTLGAGTEVRAHCDVEGVISEGAAQIGPFARLRPGTVLADGVHVGNFVETKKVTLGVGSKANHLTYLGDAVIGSKVNIGAGTITCNYDGVNKSTTTIGDNAFIGSNSSLVAPVLIGEGATIAAGSVITRSAPDGKLTVARARQETIDGWQRPVKKS; from the coding sequence ATGACCCAACCCCTGCACGTCATCATCCTCGCCGCCGGCGCCGGCAAGCGCATGAAATCGGTGCTGCCCAAGGTTCTGCAGCCGATTGCCGGGCAGCCGATGCTGGCGCATGTGATCGCCACGGCGCGGGAACTGCAGCCGGCTGCCATCCACGTGGTGTACGGCCATGGCGGGGATCAGGTGCGGCACTACTTTGCTGACCAGCCGGACCTGTTGTGGGCGGAACAGGCACAGCAGCTGGGAACCGGCCACGCCGTGGCCCAGGCCATGCCGGAGGTGCCCGACGCCGCACAGGTGCTGGTGTTGTACGGCGATGTGCCGTTGATCCGTGCGCAGACACTGCGCGACCTGCTGGCCCAGCCCGGCCGGCTGGCGGTGCTGGTGGCCGATGTCGAGGACCCCACCGGCTACGGTCGCGTGTTGCGCGATGCCGAAGGCAAGGTGGGGGCGATTGTCGAGCAGAAGGACGCCGATGACGAACAGCGCCGGGTGCGCATCATCAATACCGGCATCATCACCGCTGAGTCGACGGCGCTGCGGCGTTGGCTGTCGCAGTTGTCCAACAGCAACGCGCAGGGCGAGTATTACCTGACCGATGTATTCGCCTTCGCCGCCCGCGAGTTCACTCCGGCGGAGATGGCGTTGGTGGCCGATGCACAGGACGCGGAAGGCGCGAACGATCCATGGCAGCTTTCGCAGCTGGAACGGGCCTGGCAGCGGCGCGCGGTGCGTGCGTTGTGCATCCAGGGCGCGCGCGTACGCGATCCGGCGCGGGTCGATATCCGCGGTGAGGTGATTGTCGGCAGCGATGTGATGATCGATGTCGATGTGATCCTCGAAGGCAAGGTGGTGCTCGGCGATGGCGTAACCATCGGCCCGTTCACGCGGCTGAAGGACGTCACCCTCGGCGCCGGCACCGAAGTGCGCGCGCACTGCGATGTCGAAGGCGTGATCAGCGAGGGTGCGGCACAGATCGGTCCGTTCGCGCGCCTGCGCCCGGGTACCGTGCTGGCCGATGGCGTGCACGTGGGCAACTTCGTGGAAACCAAGAAGGTCACTCTGGGCGTCGGCAGCAAGGCCAACCACCTGACCTACCTGGGTGATGCGGTGATCGGCAGCAAGGTCAACATCGGTGCGGGCACCATCACCTGCAACTACGACGGCGTGAACAAGTCGACCACCACCATTGGCGACAACGCGTTCATCGGTTCCAACAGCTCGCTGGTTGCACCGGTACTGATCGGTGAAGGGGCGACGATTGCTGCAGGTTCGGTCATCACCCGCTCTGCGCCGGACGGCAAGCTGACCGTGGCCCGTGCGCGCCAGGAAACGATCGATGGTTGGCAGCGACCCGTCAAGAAAAGCTGA
- a CDS encoding FtsX-like permease family protein, with protein MDIRPILSTLRRHKTAAALIVLEIALTCAIVCNALFLVTQRVEKISQPSGLVENELVMVRVNGIGKQTNAMARTNEDLASLRAIPGVTSVAKVNQLPFRRNSSNTSISREREQERPTAFVSQYMVGENALSTLGLQLVAGRDFLPSEYIDLEEAQKNPKPDRAAPVIINQQVAAKMYPDQSALGKTFYMGNQALHVVGVVAHLATPTDYNDNSTLSMILPVRTDFTRGPYMLRTSPERRDEVLKGALAALEHNDPNRLVREKLTYQEQRADYFKNDRSMVGLLVTVCIALLVVTALGIVGLASFWVQQRSKQIGIRRALGATRGQILRYFQTENFLLATLGIVLGMLAAYAINLALMNMYELPRMPLLYLPLGAVLLWLLGQIAVFGPARRAAAVPPAVATRGA; from the coding sequence ATGGACATCCGCCCCATCCTCAGCACCCTGCGCCGGCACAAGACCGCAGCCGCATTGATCGTGCTGGAAATCGCCCTGACCTGCGCCATCGTCTGCAATGCCCTGTTCCTGGTCACCCAGCGCGTGGAGAAGATCAGCCAGCCCAGCGGCCTGGTCGAGAACGAACTGGTCATGGTCCGGGTCAACGGCATCGGCAAGCAGACCAACGCCATGGCCCGCACCAACGAAGACCTGGCGTCGCTGCGCGCGATTCCCGGCGTGACCAGCGTGGCCAAGGTCAACCAGCTGCCGTTCCGCCGCAATTCGAGCAACACCAGCATCTCGCGCGAGCGGGAGCAGGAACGCCCGACAGCCTTCGTGTCGCAGTACATGGTTGGTGAAAACGCTCTGTCCACGCTGGGCCTGCAACTGGTCGCCGGGCGCGATTTCCTGCCCAGCGAGTACATCGACCTGGAAGAAGCGCAGAAGAATCCCAAACCTGACCGCGCCGCGCCGGTGATCATCAACCAGCAGGTCGCCGCCAAGATGTATCCGGACCAGAGTGCGCTGGGCAAGACGTTCTACATGGGCAACCAGGCGCTGCATGTGGTCGGCGTGGTCGCCCACCTGGCCACTCCGACCGACTACAACGACAACAGCACCCTGTCGATGATCCTGCCGGTGCGTACCGACTTCACCCGCGGGCCGTACATGCTGCGGACCTCGCCGGAGCGCCGCGATGAAGTGCTGAAGGGCGCACTGGCCGCGCTGGAGCACAACGACCCCAACCGCCTGGTGCGCGAGAAGCTGACCTACCAGGAACAGCGCGCCGACTACTTCAAGAACGACCGCTCGATGGTTGGCCTGCTGGTCACCGTGTGCATCGCGCTGCTGGTGGTCACTGCACTGGGCATCGTCGGCCTGGCCAGCTTCTGGGTGCAGCAGCGCAGCAAGCAGATCGGCATCCGCCGCGCCTTGGGCGCCACCCGTGGACAGATCCTGCGCTACTTCCAGACCGAGAACTTCCTGCTGGCCACGCTGGGCATCGTGCTGGGCATGCTGGCGGCCTACGCCATCAACCTGGCGCTGATGAACATGTACGAGCTGCCGCGCATGCCGCTGCTGTACCTGCCACTGGGCGCGGTACTGCTGTGGTTGCTGGGCCAGATCGCCGTGTTCGGCCCGGCCCGCCGTGCCGCTGCCGTGCCGCCGGCCGTCGCCACGCGGGGGGCATGA